A window of Glycine soja cultivar W05 chromosome 13, ASM419377v2, whole genome shotgun sequence genomic DNA:
TTGGTGCCCTGAAGCATAATGCAGGTTTAAGTTTCGAAGAATCTGACAAGACTGTCTTTTGTatcattaattgttattattgttttgaGGAGAGGACTTAAACACGTTTAGTTGACCCTGATAGAGTTAAATGAAATTGAAGAAACTATAGGTTATTTTAATTCGGTCAAATACGTTTTTagtcttttgttaaattttagattttgagTCTCAGTCTCCtttgaattatttattcatttttagacctttttatatttttttctaataattagTCACTAAGAGAGTGAAAATGacataaaagacaaaaatttaattttgaataaattaattatgatttttaaaaataaataagagtttAAAATGAAGAATAAATTACTAAAATTCAAAATCTGAAATTCGATGTAGATTAACAACTTATTTAgcacttttattattaaaactaaaattgataattattCAGAGCTTATTAGGTTGGAAATGTTGGATTACAATAAtaacttatttataaatttctgaaactttattttgatttttacacACAGAATATAGATAAAGTTGTTTTAGCTTAATCAGACTCCATAAGTTTCGTAAAAAATTCATAAGTTTCgtctataataattttattatttttttatcatgattacttccaataaaaaaaatataatctatatAGAGGCAGTGAAGCTAAAATTTGTGCCGTGAAGCTTAATGCAGGTTTTTAAGTTTCGAAGAATTTGACAAGgttgtattatatatatgcaAAAGGTAAAGCGCATAACGTTAACAGAAGCAGTTCCACACACTATACTGAATAGTCCAACACACCTTAATTTGGACTTGTGGCCTAGATGTCACTAAGGTTGGTGCCGTGATTGCAGGTTTAAGTTTCGAAGaatctttgttttttgttatatatatcttttgttaTTAGTGTGAGGAGACAATGCTTAGGACTTAAATGCGCTTAATTGACCTTGAGAGTTAAATGAAATTGACGAAACCATATAGGTTATTTTAATTaggtcaaataaatttttaatcttttgttaaattttagattttgagTCTTAGTCTCCtttgaattatttattcatttttagacctttttatatatttttttccaaataattAGTCGCTCAGAGAGtgaaaatgacataaaaaagacagaaatttaattttgaatagattaattaagattattaataaaaataaataagagtttaaaataaaaaataaatgactaaaacgCAAAATCTGAAATTCGATGTTGATTAACAACTTATTTAAcccttttattattataaaactaaaattgataattattCAGAGCTTATAGGTTGGAATTGTTGGATTAcaataatatcatatttataaatttctgAAACTTTATTTTGACTTTTACATACAGAATATGGGCTTAGCTGTTTTAGCTTAATGAGAGTCTATATATTTCGTAAAAAATTCATGTCTCAACCATAatgatcttattattttttatcatgattacCTTTTGATAAAATATGCATATAATCTATAAAAAGGCATACTGAACAGGTAGATAAATGAatacttataataattaatatttaagatagGGAGTGGGGACTTGAACTAAGGGACctcatttttccttttaaaaaattgtgtgaAAAAACATGGACTTTGACTGAGAAATCGAGTTTTTCTCCCTTTCTATCTGGTTTCCGCACCTGATTgcaaaatcaaaaaatataaattaaaactttaagCATAAGCTAAAAGATACACCGACGTGTAGTTTGTTAAAATCACATTTCTTTccccaacaaaagaaaataatgctCCAAGAGAATTCCATATTGATCACACTGTTACAAATGCTACTTCTTATCAGAAATGGCAACGGTCAGAACGAGTGCAAGAAATTGTCTTGTGGGCCTGGCCAACCCCTTATTAGATTTCCCTTCCAACTGGTGAAGGGGATCAAAGATGAATGTGCTAATCCCgggttttgtttatattgtaCTGATAAAAAGGAAACCATGGTTGTGCTCTCTACAATAGAATTCCGTGTCTACACCATACACTACGAATCTAACTTCTTTATGTTGACGGACCCGGAAAATTGCCTTCCGAACAAGTTTCTACAAATCGACAATTTTTTTCTACAGCATAACCAACTTGAATTAGGATTATTTGGAGATGAAAGAACAAACAACTTGAGCTTCTTTAACTGTTCTTCAGTTGGGCTTAGACACCTCAGAAAACAGGTTTATGGTTCTGACTTTTCTAATCAACAAGATATGATCTCCTGTCCGATTTTCGTTTCTGAATCTTACGACAGCGTCCTCGGTTTGGATCTAACATCCTGTACCAAGATGTTCGACACCACTTCGCCAGTTACGGCATACGACCTGCAGTTGAATATTTTGATTATGAGATGGTCCATACCAAATTGTACAAAGTGCGAAGCAAAAGGCAAGAGATGTAAATGGAAGAACAACAGCAACACAGAAGCAGACATTGAATGTGTTGACTGCAAACGGAAAAGAATCCATGTTCCCCAATCTTTTATCTTCGCTACTACAGGTTAGACCAGACTCTTTCACACTACTTCATTGAATGTTATAGGTTCTGAAACTATTTTAGAGTTTGAATTAGCTAAAGGTtgttctttatttatatattttattgtaggATCAATTCTTTTGGGGCTGGTGGCCATTGTTATCTTTAAGATAGCACTCTATTTTAGACAGAAAGAAGAAGACCAAGCAAGAGTGGCCAAGTTTTTAGAGGATTACAGGGCAGAAAAGCCTGCAAGATTTACCTATGCTGATTTGAAAAGAATCACCGGTGGCTTTAAAGAAAAGTTAGGGGAAGGAGCTCACGGGGCTGTATTCAGAGGAAAACTTTCAAATGAGATTCTAGTGGCTGTGAAGATCCTCAATAATacagagggagaagggaaggaGTTCATTAATGAAGTGGGAATCATGGGAAAAATTCATCACATCAACGTGGTTCGTTTGCTTGGCTTCTGTGCAGAAGGATTTCATCGTGCTCTTGTCTACAATTTGTTTCCAAACGGATCCTTACAACGATTTATAGTTCCACCGGACGACAAGGACCATTTCCTTGGCTGGGAGAAGCTGCAACAGATTGCTCTTGGTATAGCTAAAGGAATTGAGTATCTTCATGAAGGTTGTAATCAACCCATTATTCATTTTGACATCAATCCTCACAATGTTCTACTTGATGACAACTTCACTCcaaaaatttctgattttggcTTAGCCAAATTGTGTTCCAAGAATCCTAGTTTGGTGTCCATGACAGCTGCAAGAGGAACCTTGGGATACATTGCACCTGAAGTTTTCTCCAAAAACTTTGGGAATGTGTCTTATAAGTCTGATATTTACAGTTATGGAATGTTATTGTTAGAAATGGTTGGAGGAAGAAAGAATGTAGCCATGTCTTCTGCTCAAGATTTCCATGTTTTGTATCCAGATTGGATCCATAACCTGATTGATGGAGATGTACATATCCATGTTGAGGATGAATGTGATATTAAAATTGCAAAGAAATTAGCAATTGTTGGACTTTGGTGCATTCAGTGGCAGCCAGTGAATCGTCCATCTATAAAATCTGTCATACAAATGCTAGAGACTGGAGGGGAAAGCCAGTTAAATGTGCCTCCTAATCCATTCCAATCAACCACTTCAACTATTACAGGTGGACACACTAGAGTTACAAGACGACCTTTGGAGTTAGAAGTTATTCAAGAATGATTTCTAGTGGGAGAAAATTAATAGTTTAATTTGTAGAAAAGTAATAGATGTATGTATTTTATGTAATATCATTAAATCCAACCATAGTGTTTAAGGGTACTTTTTCTACTAAGAAGGAAAGTTTTGGTGTGTTTGAATTaactatatgaaaataaattaaactattcaacaattattattttaattgatggtacaaatttttttaatatttggatATGTTTGGTGAAATGTGATTTTCAAATAATCTTTTTCATTTGAGTTATTTAAAATGATcgattatcttaaaaaaaattgataaatatattacaatatatatatatatattattaaatatttagtagtaatatattattaaatctaaaactttaaaaaataaataataaaaggaaaatttaaaataattaacaatttcacactttttcaaatatataaaataggtattaaataatgacaaaattatttgtcatggagacaaactaaaaaaaacgAACAATAAGAAAAGCTCTTTTAAGAAATGACTTTTAAATC
This region includes:
- the LOC114382545 gene encoding rust resistance kinase Lr10-like, producing MLQENSILITLLQMLLLIRNGNGQNECKKLSCGPGQPLIRFPFQLVKGIKDECANPGFCLYCTDKKETMVVLSTIEFRVYTIHYESNFFMLTDPENCLPNKFLQIDNFFLQHNQLELGLFGDERTNNLSFFNCSSVGLRHLRKQVYGSDFSNQQDMISCPIFVSESYDSVLGLDLTSCTKMFDTTSPVTAYDLQLNILIMRWSIPNCTKCEAKGKRCKWKNNSNTEADIECVDCKRKRIHVPQSFIFATTGSILLGLVAIVIFKIALYFRQKEEDQARVAKFLEDYRAEKPARFTYADLKRITGGFKEKLGEGAHGAVFRGKLSNEILVAVKILNNTEGEGKEFINEVGIMGKIHHINVVRLLGFCAEGFHRALVYNLFPNGSLQRFIVPPDDKDHFLGWEKLQQIALGIAKGIEYLHEGCNQPIIHFDINPHNVLLDDNFTPKISDFGLAKLCSKNPSLVSMTAARGTLGYIAPEVFSKNFGNVSYKSDIYSYGMLLLEMVGGRKNVAMSSAQDFHVLYPDWIHNLIDGDVHIHVEDECDIKIAKKLAIVGLWCIQWQPVNRPSIKSVIQMLETGGESQLNVPPNPFQSTTSTITGGHTRVTRRPLELEVIQE